Proteins co-encoded in one Enterobacter sp. R4-368 genomic window:
- a CDS encoding MFS transporter, protein MAPVLPGSDGRLLQHRSFVAFWLARTSSSFGFQMLSIIVGWQIYSQTQSAFWLGMIGLVQFIPSLTLALPAGHIADQFDRRRVVLLAQILEWLAIAALAWLTWQGDASVWVILALIFVISCAKTIESPSMISMLPALVPLSILPRATAANAVSGQAAQIVGPALGGFLYAAGADVVYSVTAGLYLVSLLLVMTLRYEQAQPPRTPATLSSLFAGVGFIRNRPDVLGVISLDLFAVLLGGATALLPIFAHDVLHTGPLGLGLLRSAPAVGALLVGFWLSHRALTRNVGMIMFMCVAGFGVATLVFAFSSWMWLSLLALFALGGFDMVSMVIRGSLVQLDTPDEMRGRVNAVNSIFINTSNQLGEFESGMLAAWLGAVPAAAIGGVGTLIVVALWMKWFPGLRLRQRLESEGV, encoded by the coding sequence ATGGCTCCGGTGTTACCAGGCAGTGATGGTCGTTTATTGCAGCATCGTTCTTTTGTTGCCTTCTGGCTGGCGCGAACCAGCTCCAGCTTCGGTTTTCAGATGTTATCTATCATCGTCGGCTGGCAAATTTACTCCCAGACACAGAGCGCGTTCTGGCTGGGGATGATTGGTCTGGTGCAGTTTATTCCCTCGTTAACGCTGGCGCTGCCTGCCGGGCATATCGCCGACCAGTTTGACCGCCGTCGCGTGGTGCTGCTGGCGCAGATTCTCGAGTGGCTGGCCATCGCCGCGCTGGCGTGGTTAACGTGGCAGGGCGATGCCAGCGTGTGGGTGATTCTGGCGCTTATCTTTGTTATCTCTTGCGCCAAAACCATTGAGTCGCCATCGATGATTTCGATGTTGCCGGCGCTGGTGCCGCTCTCCATTTTACCGCGAGCAACAGCCGCGAATGCGGTTTCCGGCCAGGCGGCGCAGATTGTCGGCCCGGCGCTGGGCGGTTTTCTCTACGCGGCGGGGGCCGATGTGGTGTACAGCGTTACCGCCGGGCTCTATCTGGTGTCGCTGTTGCTGGTGATGACCCTGCGGTATGAACAGGCGCAGCCGCCGCGCACGCCGGCGACGCTATCTTCGCTGTTTGCCGGCGTTGGGTTTATCCGCAACCGCCCGGATGTGCTGGGGGTGATTTCGCTCGATCTGTTTGCCGTACTGCTCGGCGGCGCGACCGCGCTGCTGCCCATTTTCGCCCATGATGTGCTGCATACCGGGCCGCTTGGTCTGGGCTTGCTGCGTAGTGCGCCAGCCGTTGGTGCGCTGCTGGTGGGCTTCTGGTTAAGCCACCGCGCATTGACGCGCAATGTCGGCATGATCATGTTTATGTGCGTGGCAGGGTTTGGCGTGGCGACGCTGGTGTTCGCCTTCTCAAGCTGGATGTGGCTGTCGCTGCTGGCGCTGTTCGCGCTCGGCGGTTTCGACATGGTGAGCATGGTGATCCGCGGTTCGCTGGTGCAACTCGATACCCCAGACGAGATGCGCGGGCGGGTGAACGCGGTTAACTCCATTTTTATCAACACCTCTAACCAGCTCGGCGAATTTGAATCCGGTATGCTGGCGGCGTGGCTTGGCGCGGTGCCTGCGGCGGCGATTGGCGGTGTCGGCACGTTGATTGTGGTAGCCCTCTGGATGAAGTGGTTCCCCGGTTTGCGCCTCCGTCAGCGGCTGGAAAGTGAGGGTGTATAA